A region of the Leptospira ryugenii genome:
TTATCGACATAAAGCAATTTGATTTTGTCTCCTTCGAGATAAGATTTAACATTGAGTATCTTTTTACCAGATTTGAGAGTCACAATGTCTGCCGACAGGGAATGAATTCCAAAGAATAGCAGAATAGAAATCTTAACTTTGCACATATAGTTAGAAAAGGATGCTCCTAATTTCAGAAACAGAAATGGACTGTAACTTTCCCTTTCGATTTAAAATATAAATATCCTCATCCTGCCATATTTCATCTACTTCTAAGATAAGACCTGTCTTTAAAATGACTTTATTGCCTGGTACTGATTGTATTTTTTTTGGAGAAATTTGATCTACACTTAGGCGATTGTTGGTATTTGCATCTTCTCGCAAAGAGTTAAATGCATTGCGAAGATTGGAATTTTTTTCCTTTTTTGCTTTTTTCAAAGAAAAATTCTGTGGTGAGGAAAGAAGAAGCTCCTCTCCTTCTTTGATGGATAGATTTTCTCTTTGTGAATCAGCTTTCTTGAGATGACTGAATAAAACTTCCCCTTCAAATATACTTAGCTTGGTATTTTCCGTTTTTGAAATATAGACAGAGGTTCCTAAAAATTGAACCGTATAATCCTCTCCCAAATATACCACTAACTTTTCTTCCAATGAAGATTCCATAGTCGTGATATAGAATACACCTTTGACTACATCTACCTTCCATTCGCCATTCTCAAAGGAAATGTTTGCCAATGAATGTGGTAAGATACGGATACGTTGTCTTCGTAGACGCTTGAATTCAAAATCACAGCCTGACATTTCTTTGGTCTCGATCATGATTCTTTGGGGAAAATCAGATTTTGTTTGGCAAATTCCTAAACTTCGTATCAGAGTAAACTGCGCCGAAATTTGAGGATCTTCCACCTGTTTGTTTGCCAAACTTACATAAACTCCCCATAAGATTCCTAAAAACAGTAAGGCGGCCGTTGCCAGTTGATACTTACGAAAAGGTGATGTTTTTTTCTTAGGAATTGTAAGGCTCAATTTATGGATTTGAGAGTCCATCTTGGATAGCTCTTGGAATGTTCTATGCAACTGAGTGGATCCTTTAACCAACTTGGCTAGATGCGCCTCCTCCTCTTCTGTCAATGCATCGAAAATATAATCAGCAACAAAAGCAGAGAACTCCTCGCCATGTGATTCATAGTATGCAATGGGATGGTTCCAAGTTTCTTTCTTCATAACTTGCCTAAAAATATATCTCTTAAATCTACTAGAATTTTTGAATATCGTCTCGATATGGTCCTTCGATTCAAGCCGAGAGATTTTGCCATCTCATCCAAAGTCATTGCCTTAAATATCTTCATATGAATGATACTTCGATCTGTTTCTTCTAATTTTTCAATGCAGTCTCGTAACTGTACAATATGTCCCTCGTCAAATTCTGAAATTTCGTGCCTGGGTGAAGTTAGATGGTCCATATTACTTTCTAAATCTACAATCCTAAGCTTTTTTTTCCTTTCTAAATCGAGAAAATGATTTTTTAAAATCCTTTTTGCCCAGGTGATGAAGGAGCCTTTTTCTGATTGAAAACTTTGCTCTGCTTGCAAAATCTTTATGTACGTTTCTTGTAAAAGATCTTCCGCCTCTACTTTATCATGGCACAAGAACAAAGCATATAGATACAGTCTATCATGGTTCTCTTTTAATATCTCTTCAAATTGGGAAGAACTCATGTATCATTTGATATCTATAGGGAGAGTTACGGTTGGCAAGCGAATCTTTTGTAGAATGGAATGGAACTGCCAAATTTCCTTCCCATTCACCATTCGGCATTTCAGTCTGAATCAAATGTTTGTTGTACAACCTGTGAACTCTACAGTTCCCGAGGAGCTACCAGAAGTTCCTGAATAGGAATAACTGGCTGAGTCGGTGGAAAAATTGATCGTTCCTCCGCCTGTTCTTGATCCTGTAATGACAACTGTTGCCTCTCCACTCACAGGTTTGCAAGTTGATGCATCCCAAACGACATCTTTAAACGTTGTTAGCGTATCAAATTTAAGGATATTGTGGCTTACCTTTACAGAACCATTAATCGTCCTTCTGCGGTTAGAACCTGTTCCACTTACAGTATGTACGAGTGCTGTGGGAGTTGTAATCGAGTGATCGAAAATTGTGGCCCCTCGGGAATTGCTTCCGATTCTTGATTCAGTGATGGTTACACTATAGGTACTGGAAGAAGAGCTTACGGCAGACCAGGTGGCCTGGGAAGCAATCCTTTCATTTCCAGATGTAATTCTTTCGCCTGTGCCAACTACTTTGACAGAAATGGAACGAAAGCGATCGGTTATGGTGCGGTTCAATGCGACTTTCAGATTGCTTCCTATTTGTAAGTAGGGACTAGTGGTAGCCAACTGGTCCCAGTACACTTCCCGATTTCCGTTTTGTAGAAAGCGACTTGCGCGGAGTAAAATGCAATCATTGAAAACTCTTCGTCCAAAAAAGGAGCTAGGACCCGTTCCCGTAAATGGAGCTGAGCTTGCTTCAATTGTTCTGCTAATCGTTCCTCCTCCCAGACAAGTATACGTAGAGGTAAAGGTGGCGGCCATCAAACTAGAGTCAGGGAAAGCCAATCCTCGCATAAAATCTTCTATCTTAAGCTTTAGGTCTAAGAAGGGATTTGGATGAGATCCAAGGAAGGCAACGGATGCTCCATCGGAAGTAATCGACTCCATTGAAGAAGTACTCGCATCTAAGCTCTGTTCAATGGTTGTCCCTATGGGGTCGGAATCTTGCCCTTGGTTGGCAAGGAGTAGAAATGTGAAGAGTCGATTTCTGTCTCTGTCCTCTTCTTCGGCTTCTTGTCGCGCTTTTCTGCAGGAAAAACTCATACATATGGCCACTAAGGAACAAATCAAGGCAATGTGTTTCATAGAATACTCCAGTCTCTTTATTTATAAATACGCAAAAAACAAATTATAGGGGCATCTAAATCAGAAAAAATTACGTATTTGCAGAAGCTCTCTGAAAATGTGCAAGAAGGATAAGTTCCATCCAATCGATAAAGATCCGGACTCGTTTGGCAAGGAGCCTCCGTTGTGGGTATACAATTTTCATTTGCATAGGTTCAGCAGGAAAATCTGGCAAAATTTCGACTAAACTTCCCTCTTCCAATTCCTTTAAAATTCCGATTCTTGGAGTTTGGCAAATTCCTAGTCCTGCTAGACATGCAGCTTTGTATGCATCCGCGGTATCAACCTGAATCTGACCATTCATAGGATATTCTACATATTCCTTACCATCGTAGTATTCAAATCCAGGATTTGGGACTCCAACAAGAGTATTAAAAAAAACCAAAGAATGTGTTTTTAAATCTTCAATTTGTTTTGGAATACCATGCTTCTTCAAATACTTGGGGCTCGCTACATTGGCGAACTGCACTATTCCTAACTTTCTTTCTGCTAAAGCATTGTCTTTGTAATTTCCCCCTCGCACAACGCAATCTATACCTTCACGAATGAGGTCGACCCTTCTTTCAGAGCTTGAGAGTTCGATTTGTACCAAAGGATAGGTTTCTAAAAAATCAGGGATGCGAGGAATGATAACATCGCGAGCCACTGGATTAGACATATCAACTCTGATTTTACCAGAAATGACACCAGTATCTTTCTGAAACATTGTTTCCACTTCATCTATATCATCTAACAAATCTTTGATTCGATCATAAAAACTTCTACCTTCAGAAGTAAGTTTAACAATTCTCGTTGTTCTCTCAAACAATCTTGCGTTCAAATGTTTTTCCAAAAGACTTATAGTCGATGAAATAGAACCTTTTGTTAGGTGAAAATGATTGGCAGCCGCACTGAAACTTTGAAACTCTGCCACTCTCGCAAAAACCCGCATTGCAAAGACTCTGTCCATATACCTTAAACCTATTGTTCTATATTATTATACAATACGACTCTTAATTTAGCACTGTATATAAAAAAAGAACTATTCTTCCCTCCCGCCGTCAAGTACTCTCGGCTTTAAGAGACTTTTAGGAGAAGGAAAATGGATCGAAAACATATACTCATTACAGGTGCTGGCGGAGGTTTCGGTTTGCTCACAGTAAAATTCTTGTTAGATGCAGGTCATACTGTGATCGCAAGCTTGAGAGATACCGAGGGCAGGAACCAGACAAAAGCAAACAATCTCAAGGAAATGGGAGCCAAAATCATAGAGATGGATGTGACGGACCAGAATAGTGTCGATCGCGGTGTAAAGAAAGCAATTGAAATGTCGGATCACATTGATGTTTTGATCAACAATGCTGGTGTAGGTGTTTTAGGAGTCCAAGAAACCTTTACGGACAATGATTTACAAAAATTATTTGATATCAATGTGTTTGGAGTACATCGTACCACAAGAACCATATTGCCTCATTTGCGGAATCTGAAAACAGGACTCATCATAAACATATCTAGCTTATTAGGGCGAATTGCAGTTCCTTTTTACGGGCCTTATAATGCTTCAAAGTGGGCACTCGAGGCTCTCTCTGAAAACTATCGTATCGAGTCTTCTCAATTTGGAGTTGATGTTTGTATCGTAGAACCAGGCGGTTACCCAACTAGCTTTATTGATAATCTAATGCGACCTTCCGATGTTCTGCGAATTTCTTCCTTGAAAGAATTGTCTGATACTGCCGAAGGATTTCTCAAAGGATTTGAAGAGGCATTGGCGCATAACCCTCTACAAAATCCAGTCGATGTCGCAAAAGCTATCTTAGGTTTGGTGGAGACAAATGCAGGCAGTCGACCATTCAGAACGGTAGTCGATAAAATGGGAATGGGAAATCCGATCGAATCCTATAATGCCTCGTTGGCCGACATCACAAAAGCTATCTTTACAAATTTTGGAATCGCACATTTGTTACAGCTTAAAGTAAATTGATTCGGATCCCCTTAGCAAACTGTCTCAATTGTTAAGGGGATTTCGGTGTTTCGACTGGAAATTATTTCGTAACGTATGTTCTAACTAAATTGATTGGCAGTTTGCCTATTCTTGATTTTCTATCCATAACACAAACAATTATGCAACTTGAGAAAGCCCTTAAAGACAAAATCAACCAAAAGACAAAACCCTTAGGATCTCTCGGAAGACTAGAAGACCTTGCTTATCAGATTGGACTTGTCCAAAACCGCCTTGATCCTGTTTTACGAAGCCCTACTATACTCGTGTTTGCTGGAGATCACGGAATTGTTTCAGAAGGTGTAAGCGCCTTCCCTCAAGAAGTGACCTATCAAATGGTTTTTAATTTTTTACAAGGAGGTGCGGCCATCAATGTTTTCTCAAATCAAAATGATATTGCACTCCAAGTCATCGATGCTGGCGTAAATTTTGATTTTCCTCCTCATCCAAAGTTGATTTCTGCAAAAGTCGCCAAAGGAACCAAAAACTTTTTGAAAGAAAAAGCAATGAGCACGGTCGAACTCGAGAAAGCCTTATCGATAGGCCAAAAACTCTGTTATGAATTAGCATCAACCGGATGTAATGTGATTGGATTCGGAGAAATGGGAATCGGCAATACTTCTTCAGCTTCCATGTTGATGTCTTATATCACTGGCCTACCTTTAGAAGAATGTGTAGGAAGAGGGACTGGTTTGAATGATGCACAACTGACAAAAAAACTCTCGGTCTTAAAAAATGCTCAGTTGTTTCATGGACCAATGTCAAATCCAAAAGAAATACTCCAGTCTTTTGCCGGTTTTGAAATGGCAGAGATGTGCGGGGCAATGCTTGCAGCTTACGAACAAAAAATGATTCTTTTGATCGATGGTTTTATCGCATCTGCAGTTTTTTTAGTCGCTCAATCAATCCTTCCGGAAATCAAACACAATGCAGTGTTTTGCCATTTGAGCGATGAGGCCGGCCACCAAAACTTATTGCGATTTTTAGGTGTTGATCCATTACTCAAACTCCAGATGCGCTTGGGGGAAGGTACGGGATGTTCTGTCGCCTATCCAATATTAGAAAGTGCAGTTCGATTTTTAAACGAGATGGCAAGTTTTGAAAGTGCACAAGTTTCAAACAAGGACAATCAATGAAAGAACAAGTTAGGATTTTTTTTACAGCATTGATGTTCTATACTCGCATCCCGTGCCCCAAAGAGGTCGACCATTCTCCTGAGTACATCAACAAAGCCACTCGTTATTTTCCACTCATAGGTTGGATCGTAGGCAGTATTTCGTTTTTGGCGTATTGGATAATTTCTTATGTTTTTGGAATGCAGCTGGCTGTTTTGTTTTCTTTAGTGGTTGGAGTCCTTTTGACAGGAGCATTCCACGAAGATGGGTTTGCAGATGTATTTGATGGATTTGGTGGTGGCTGGAGCAAAGAAAAGATTTTAGAAATCATGAAGGACAGTAGGATAGGAGCATTCGGCGCGATTGCACTTATTTTTTTGTTTTCTCTCAAGTTTTTGGCACTTCACAGTGTATTGATTTCCTTTGGCAAGCACCATTTATTATTTGTAAGTCTGCTGTTTATCGCATACCATGCCTTGGCTCGTTTTTCAGCGATATGCTTAGCCTTTACATCAGAATATGCAAGAGACGATGAGCTTTCCAAAGCTAAACCTATCGCAAAGTCACATAGCAAAGCGGAGGTGATTGGAGCGAGTCTCTTTGGCCTGCTGCCAATTGTTTTGCTTTCCTATTTCCATTGGCAAATGGTCTTTGTAGTGTTCCCTCTTATCCTTCTTGTTCTTTATGCCAGGTCATACTTTCAAAAATGGATCGGCGGCTACACTGGGGATTGTCTTGGGGCTCTTGAGCAGGCCTCCGAATGTTTGATCCTTCTCACTTGGATCACCTTGGCAAAAATGATGTGAAGGTAAGGCCACTTCGGGCATCACTGCACATTCCTCGCTACAACTCCATCAATGTCGCCCCCGTTGTCGAAGGCATGTGGATATGTATAAGGATTGCCGGTAGCCGGATTTGTTACTGCCGAGGCTGAGGTAAGTTTGATAAACTTGAAACCAGATGTTTTGATCTGGTCGCGCACTGTAGTTGTGCAAGTACCGCTTGCTGTCACTTGGTCCAAATCAAAGCCGTCACCACCTCCCTTCAGAAAACCGTTTCCGGTTGAGGTAAACAGCTCCTCAAGAGAGAAAGTCTTGCTTCCCATATTATAAATGACAGGCCTCAAACCAGCAAAGCCTCCCCACGAAGATATCTTATTGAGAGTCGAGGAAGTGGAGTCGTAGGTTAGAGGGAAACCACAGTAGACAGAATTATCCAAAGATACCTCCACCACCATCGGATCCATCGCATAACGATCACTTGTATCACTAAGCTTGAATGGATTTTCATACACAATAAAGTCTATACCGCTACCATTTAACACTGATTTACCGCCCCAAGAGAGGACAGCACTTGCACCAGTCCCAGTTAAATTCATGGCATACACATCTAGGGAGCCAGAAAATTCTCCTCCACCACATATTCCATTGGTTGCCTTTGATGAATCGTTAAAACCATTCACTGTGGAACTGCCGGAGACAAAATTTGTCGCAATGGGTATATCTGATGGAAGAGTTATTACTGGACAAGGAGTAGTATTTGTTGACGATGTTCGTGTTTGTGAGGCAAGGAGTAACCCAAGAAGGGGACTGTCGTCTTGTTTTTTTTCTTCCAGTACATCACAAGAAATGAACATGATACTGCTTAGAATGAGAATTTGTTTGAACATGCTTACCTACCTTGGCTTAAAGAACAGCCCCGAAATACCTCTGGGGCCCCTTTACCATTTACAAGCATGCAAAGGATAAGTTTGCAAAGAGCCCATACCTCGAGGTTGTCTTTGCGGGGAAGATCTGGCTCTTCGCTTCCTTTACTTTCATAAGGAGAGAACGAATCTACAGTTGCGGGTCAGCACAGGATTTGCACCTGTTTCCTCCCTAAAGGATAAGGATAGCGTGGAAAAAATGCCTGAACTGTCAACGGTAAATCCAAAAAGATTTCAGCTCAAAACTATACAATTTCATAAGTTTCCAAACTAATCTTTTCAAACACTTTTGGTTATTACCTATGCTATAAATACCTAAGATGGCAACCGTTTACCGATGTTATAGTCTTACAATATAACACTCGTTTATACATTAGATGAACGAAAAAGAATTCTGTTTTGATTTGCACAGTCTGTCTTCTCTTTTTGCAATGTGGAACACCCTTCTCAGCACGGGAGCAATGTTACAAAGAAGAATTCTGCGACATAGCTGGTGGAGATTGTATACTTAGGACATTATTGATCAATGCATTGCTTTCACCTTCATCAGACTCTTCAAGTTCTACGAGTTCTTTGTCTGCTGGCTCCACTTTTAGTGAGTTTGAACCCAATGATAATTTTTCCACAGCCATTTCCATTTTTCCAAGCACCACATCCTTGTACTCGGGACGGGCAGGGACAATCGATTCTGTATCTGATGTGGATGTTTATTCGGTTAGCTTTACTTCTTTCCTGTGTCTATGCCAAACGCACCTACAAAGCTGAGTGCGGTAGTAAACACTCTTTCTAAATCATCCAAAGGCTCCTCCAATGGGAGCCCAGGTTTGCTTGTTTTACGATTTATTCAGAGGAAGATTTGCCTTTTTTTTACATAAAAGAACACTTGACTTAGAAGGGATTCAATCTTTAGAATGAGGATAGAATCTCCTCTATGGTAGGCATTTTTTTTCAGTCTTCATTTATCATTGCTTCCGTCGCCTACCTCCTCTACTTAGACACGCAACCCACATTTACAAAAGAACTTCTAGCAAATACAATTTTGAGTTTTCTTGTCTTTTCTTTTTGGCAAAAAAAAAAATTCAAATCTTTTGATTCCTATTTTTTTGCCTTAGCTTCTCTCACTTTAATTTTATACTCCGCCATAACTGCTACGATCTTTTTGCCTGATTCACAAGTGGCACGACAAAAACTTTACCTGCGTTTTGTTTTTTATCTTAGTTCGGGTGTATTCTATTGGCTGTTATATAAGGAGATCGATAAAAAAATACTCTTACTATATGCGATTTTAGCTAGTTCACATATCTATTTTTTTCGGTACCATTATACATCTATAGCCATTTTATTGTATTTAATTGCAAATTTGCACTTACTGAAAGAAATCAAAATGGCAAAGGGTAACTTTTTTGATCTCTTTTCTGTTGCACTTCTAGCATCTATCCTTGTTTCCACGATATATTCTTTCTTTTACAATGGTAGTTATTCCACCTATGGGACTTTTCACTTTTTTTCAGGTTTTTTGATTTATCTTTTTTTCAAACTCTTAGATCAAAAACAAATCCTCAAAACTCTTTTCATAAGTCAGTTTTTTTATTTGATCTGTTTGATTCTTTATTCCATGTTTATCGTACTTTACTTTTTCTATAATGATTTCCAACCGAACTTTTCTTTGCGTATCGGCGGATTTCATGTAAGCAACATCGGAAGTATGATTCTTGTTAATCTTCCAACCACCATCGGACTTTATCTCTTACAACCATCCGAGAAGAAGCAAAAGCTTATTTATCTATTCATAGTCTTTCTTTCTTTAGTTGTCCTATACTTTACACATTCTAGGGCATCAATACTTGGAGTGATTATTGGATGTACCACTCTATTTTTTGTTTATGTAAAATTAAGTCCTGATCGAAAAGGAAAACTTTTACCGATCTTTACATTCTTTTTTTTGTTCGCATTGGTTTTTCTCGGAAAGAAAATAATCGATTCAGATGTCTTCAATACAAATTCTTTGTCGGCTCGAAAGTCGATCTGGGAAGCCTATATAGAAAGAGTAATTCATCATTCCCTTCTATTTGGTTTTGGTTCAAACAATGAATTTTTTCATAGTTTTTTGCCCATTCAAGAACTCTCTCCACAAGTAATAGGAGATTTAAAGTTTTATTTCCAAAACTTCCAGGCATTCCCACATGCTCATAATTTATATCTGCAGATCTTTTTTAATTATGGTTCAGTAGGTTTTGCTATCATGATTATGATGATTATTTACACCGCAACCAAAGCCTGGAAAATGTTTAGAAATAAGAGCATCTCGCCTTCGGAAGGAATTGCTTTAGCAATTTTATCATCACTTTTTTTTCAAGAAATTTTTGATTATACGATGATTGATGCTATGACCTTTTATCAGGCAATTCTTGCGATCGGAATTCTTTCGCATCCATTTCAAGCGAAGGAAGGTAACAATCAAAAGCCTC
Encoded here:
- a CDS encoding RNA polymerase sigma factor; protein product: MSSSQFEEILKENHDRLYLYALFLCHDKVEAEDLLQETYIKILQAEQSFQSEKGSFITWAKRILKNHFLDLERKKKLRIVDLESNMDHLTSPRHEISEFDEGHIVQLRDCIEKLEETDRSIIHMKIFKAMTLDEMAKSLGLNRRTISRRYSKILVDLRDIFLGKL
- a CDS encoding LysR family transcriptional regulator; the protein is MDRVFAMRVFARVAEFQSFSAAANHFHLTKGSISSTISLLEKHLNARLFERTTRIVKLTSEGRSFYDRIKDLLDDIDEVETMFQKDTGVISGKIRVDMSNPVARDVIIPRIPDFLETYPLVQIELSSSERRVDLIREGIDCVVRGGNYKDNALAERKLGIVQFANVASPKYLKKHGIPKQIEDLKTHSLVFFNTLVGVPNPGFEYYDGKEYVEYPMNGQIQVDTADAYKAACLAGLGICQTPRIGILKELEEGSLVEILPDFPAEPMQMKIVYPQRRLLAKRVRIFIDWMELILLAHFQRASANT
- a CDS encoding SDR family oxidoreductase gives rise to the protein MDRKHILITGAGGGFGLLTVKFLLDAGHTVIASLRDTEGRNQTKANNLKEMGAKIIEMDVTDQNSVDRGVKKAIEMSDHIDVLINNAGVGVLGVQETFTDNDLQKLFDINVFGVHRTTRTILPHLRNLKTGLIINISSLLGRIAVPFYGPYNASKWALEALSENYRIESSQFGVDVCIVEPGGYPTSFIDNLMRPSDVLRISSLKELSDTAEGFLKGFEEALAHNPLQNPVDVAKAILGLVETNAGSRPFRTVVDKMGMGNPIESYNASLADITKAIFTNFGIAHLLQLKVN
- the cobT gene encoding nicotinate-nucleotide--dimethylbenzimidazole phosphoribosyltransferase, with protein sequence MMQLEKALKDKINQKTKPLGSLGRLEDLAYQIGLVQNRLDPVLRSPTILVFAGDHGIVSEGVSAFPQEVTYQMVFNFLQGGAAINVFSNQNDIALQVIDAGVNFDFPPHPKLISAKVAKGTKNFLKEKAMSTVELEKALSIGQKLCYELASTGCNVIGFGEMGIGNTSSASMLMSYITGLPLEECVGRGTGLNDAQLTKKLSVLKNAQLFHGPMSNPKEILQSFAGFEMAEMCGAMLAAYEQKMILLIDGFIASAVFLVAQSILPEIKHNAVFCHLSDEAGHQNLLRFLGVDPLLKLQMRLGEGTGCSVAYPILESAVRFLNEMASFESAQVSNKDNQ
- a CDS encoding adenosylcobinamide-GDP ribazoletransferase; protein product: MKEQVRIFFTALMFYTRIPCPKEVDHSPEYINKATRYFPLIGWIVGSISFLAYWIISYVFGMQLAVLFSLVVGVLLTGAFHEDGFADVFDGFGGGWSKEKILEIMKDSRIGAFGAIALIFLFSLKFLALHSVLISFGKHHLLFVSLLFIAYHALARFSAICLAFTSEYARDDELSKAKPIAKSHSKAEVIGASLFGLLPIVLLSYFHWQMVFVVFPLILLVLYARSYFQKWIGGYTGDCLGALEQASECLILLTWITLAKMM
- a CDS encoding LIC_13355 family lipoprotein, encoding MFKQILILSSIMFISCDVLEEKKQDDSPLLGLLLASQTRTSSTNTTPCPVITLPSDIPIATNFVSGSSTVNGFNDSSKATNGICGGGEFSGSLDVYAMNLTGTGASAVLSWGGKSVLNGSGIDFIVYENPFKLSDTSDRYAMDPMVVEVSLDNSVYCGFPLTYDSTSSTLNKISSWGGFAGLRPVIYNMGSKTFSLEELFTSTGNGFLKGGGDGFDLDQVTASGTCTTTVRDQIKTSGFKFIKLTSASAVTNPATGNPYTYPHAFDNGGDIDGVVARNVQ
- a CDS encoding O-antigen ligase family protein, producing the protein MVGIFFQSSFIIASVAYLLYLDTQPTFTKELLANTILSFLVFSFWQKKKFKSFDSYFFALASLTLILYSAITATIFLPDSQVARQKLYLRFVFYLSSGVFYWLLYKEIDKKILLLYAILASSHIYFFRYHYTSIAILLYLIANLHLLKEIKMAKGNFFDLFSVALLASILVSTIYSFFYNGSYSTYGTFHFFSGFLIYLFFKLLDQKQILKTLFISQFFYLICLILYSMFIVLYFFYNDFQPNFSLRIGGFHVSNIGSMILVNLPTTIGLYLLQPSEKKQKLIYLFIVFLSLVVLYFTHSRASILGVIIGCTTLFFVYVKLSPDRKGKLLPIFTFFFLFALVFLGKKIIDSDVFNTNSLSARKSIWEAYIERVIHHSLLFGFGSNNEFFHSFLPIQELSPQVIGDLKFYFQNFQAFPHAHNLYLQIFFNYGSVGFAIMIMMIIYTATKAWKMFRNKSISPSEGIALAILSSLFFQEIFDYTMIDAMTFYQAILAIGILSHPFQAKEGNNQKPLSFPPKYLVAIQIVLMVFIILLGFNLCLSEKIKLLFRNQFTIDNFSNLKFKDGVADNQILISRFMTIDPLFLPLPIDEKKEQFAGQVYLEIFHKSKDRLFLEKASGHFQSCIRIFPYSAVCLKRLSEIESLKGDAKNAKDFESLYKQNDPFGLVVP